In Niallia sp. FSL W8-0635, one genomic interval encodes:
- a CDS encoding DnaJ family domain-containing protein, whose product MDFSFLASEDKIKKAYQNGEFNNLPGFGKPLPKDSLASVPEELRMAYRVLKNAGYTLEEDKIRQELLSMEDLIRSCETEEEKADLQKKYNEKLWRFNKMIRERTGTSHSKHFSNYQEKIEDRLFPK is encoded by the coding sequence ATGGATTTTTCGTTTCTTGCTTCAGAGGATAAAATTAAAAAAGCCTATCAAAATGGGGAATTTAACAATCTTCCTGGGTTCGGTAAGCCACTTCCAAAAGATAGCTTAGCTTCCGTACCAGAAGAATTGCGAATGGCGTACCGAGTATTAAAAAATGCTGGATATACTTTAGAAGAAGATAAAATTAGGCAGGAGTTATTGTCAATGGAAGATTTAATCCGTTCTTGTGAGACGGAAGAAGAGAAGGCGGATTTACAAAAGAAATATAATGAAAAATTATGGAGATTTAATAAAATGATTAGAGAGCGCACAGGAACTAGCCATTCCAAGCATTTTTCTAATTATCAGGAGAAAATAGAGGATCGACTATTTCCTAAGTAA
- the motA gene encoding flagellar motor stator protein MotA, giving the protein MDKTSLIGIILAFIAVGVGMVFKGVSPAVLLNPAAILIILVGTVAAVVIAFPTSEIKRVPKLFGILFKEQRTQDTKELIRLFSEWAQLARKEGLLALEAKTDEIEDPFLKNGLSLSVDGQSAEYIRDVLTEEIEAMEERHRAGALIFTQAGTYAPTLGVLGAVIGLIAALGNMSDAEALGHAISAAFVATMMGIFTGYVLWHPFANKLKRKSHMEASQKYLMIEGVLSILEGEAPRVIEQKLASYLPVSERRLFLEEAESSVNANE; this is encoded by the coding sequence ATGGATAAAACTTCCTTGATAGGAATTATACTTGCCTTTATTGCCGTTGGTGTAGGGATGGTATTTAAAGGAGTAAGCCCAGCCGTATTATTGAATCCAGCGGCTATTCTCATTATTTTAGTAGGTACAGTTGCGGCAGTAGTCATTGCCTTTCCTACTTCAGAGATTAAACGAGTTCCGAAGTTATTTGGAATCCTGTTTAAGGAACAGAGAACACAGGATACGAAAGAATTAATTCGATTATTTTCAGAATGGGCACAATTAGCTAGAAAAGAAGGACTTCTTGCTTTAGAAGCGAAAACGGATGAAATTGAAGATCCATTTTTGAAAAATGGTTTATCTTTATCTGTTGATGGACAAAGTGCAGAGTATATTCGTGATGTACTAACAGAAGAAATCGAAGCAATGGAAGAAAGACATCGTGCAGGAGCACTTATTTTTACACAAGCAGGAACCTATGCACCTACATTAGGAGTGCTAGGAGCAGTAATCGGGCTAATTGCAGCATTAGGTAATATGTCTGATGCAGAAGCGCTTGGACATGCTATTAGTGCTGCGTTTGTTGCTACCATGATGGGGATTTTTACGGGCTATGTTTTATGGCATCCTTTTGCAAATAAGCTAAAAAGAAAATCTCACATGGAAGCAAGTCAAAAATATTTAATGATTGAAGGAGTTCTCTCTATTTTAGAGGGAGAGGCACCTAGAGTAATTGAACAGAAGCTAGCATCGTATCTACCAGTTTCAGAAAGAAGACTATTTCTAGAGGAAGCGGAAAGTAGTGTGAATGCGAATGAGTAA
- the motB gene encoding flagellar motor protein MotB, translated as MSKKRKKKEHHEEHVDESWLVPYADVLTLLLALFIVLYGMSSVDAQKFSAIADAFNRELQGGTGFFEYPSPAPSMDGKESDLNVVDEEKNDEKQDVAEEDLKELQKQQDQKELAEIQKKVNVYIDENDLGNKLDTELTGEGLHVSIRDNVLFASGSADVRSKDRKIVSEIANLLVMDPPRSIIISGHTDNVPISNSRYDSNWELSVTRALNFMKLLLENKNLDPKSFSAKGYGEFQPIASNKTADGRAKNRRVDILIQPRVATED; from the coding sequence ATGAGTAAAAAGAGAAAAAAGAAAGAGCATCATGAAGAACATGTAGATGAATCTTGGCTAGTTCCCTATGCAGATGTTCTTACTTTGTTGTTGGCTTTGTTTATCGTATTATATGGAATGAGTTCTGTAGATGCACAAAAATTCTCTGCAATAGCAGATGCTTTTAATAGAGAGTTACAAGGTGGGACAGGTTTCTTTGAATATCCTAGTCCTGCCCCTTCAATGGATGGGAAAGAATCAGATCTAAATGTAGTGGATGAAGAGAAAAATGACGAAAAACAGGATGTAGCTGAAGAAGATTTAAAGGAATTACAGAAGCAGCAAGATCAAAAGGAATTGGCAGAAATTCAAAAGAAGGTAAATGTCTATATAGATGAGAATGATTTAGGAAACAAATTGGATACGGAGCTTACTGGTGAAGGATTGCATGTATCCATTCGAGATAATGTCCTATTTGCTTCAGGAAGTGCAGATGTACGAAGTAAGGATAGGAAAATTGTTTCTGAAATTGCCAATTTATTAGTGATGGATCCACCAAGGAGTATAATAATAAGTGGGCATACGGATAATGTTCCAATTAGTAATTCTCGCTATGATTCAAACTGGGAACTAAGTGTAACAAGAGCGTTGAATTTCATGAAATTACTCCTTGAAAATAAAAATCTTGATCCTAAGTCATTTAGTGCTAAGGGGTACGGAGAGTTCCAACCGATTGCAAGTAATAAAACTGCTGATGGAAGAGCAAAAAATAGAAGAGTTGATATATTAATTCAACCAAGAGTAGCAACAGAAGACTAA